Proteins encoded by one window of Vitis riparia cultivar Riparia Gloire de Montpellier isolate 1030 chromosome 11, EGFV_Vit.rip_1.0, whole genome shotgun sequence:
- the LOC117925371 gene encoding cysteine-rich receptor-like protein kinase 21 isoform X1 produces the protein MAARIVSFLLFFLAFGLPYSHGETWIKAGYWYAGSESPIPDIKSGLFTHLLCAFADINPTTYQLSISSSEEHYFSTFTDIVKRRNPSVVTLLSIWGGQGPTGLSILGERVNSSMVSLMVRQPSYRKSFIESAMKTARLYGFHGLDLFWLWPNTESDMKNMEALLDEVRAAVKLESRNSGKAPLILTMAVHYVPTLYSVSYHIEAIQRNLDWAHIPAYDYYLPSRVNFTHAHAALYDPLSNVSTDFGIREWISKGFPASKLVLGLPYHGYAWTLVNPNHNGIGAPASGIAMTADGSMSYKYIKWFLRSYGATSMYNATYVVNYVTIGTTWIGFDDVQAIRAKISYAKEKKLLGYNVFQVSNDDNWALSQAAQDDDKYHHKKEELLVKILVPIAVLILVAGSIMCCYSRSRVLKAIGTKNLGKISLLEVGSKSSGVENFNSNAPNLRVFSFAEIKEATNNFSFENKLGEGGFGPVYKGKSQKGEEMAVKRLSKTSNQGPEEFINEVTLTAKLQHVNLVRLLGFCTEGEEKMLIYEYMLNKSLDFYLFDPTRRYFLDWTKRIAIIEGITQGLLYLQEYSNFTIIHRDLKASNILLDSEMKPKISDFGIARAFQKDEHEASTGRIVGTYGYVPPEYVRRGIYSMKYDVYSFGVLLLQIISSRRNSCTYGLSQNLNLLEYAYELWKEGEGMRFMDPSLDDSSSSCKLMACLQVALLCIQENPDHRPTMLEVSSMLKSETAAMPAPLRPAFSIRSNEDEGQDKFTSQQDKLSVNDATTSSQQDILSVNDATISDLVPR, from the exons ATGGCAGCCAGAATTGTCagcttccttcttttctttcttgctttcgGATTGCCCTATTCACATGGAGAAACTTGGATTAAAGCTGGTTACTGGTATGCCGGTAGTGAATCTCCAATTCCTGATATCAAATCTGGGTTGTTCACTCATCTTCTTTGTGCTTTTGCTGATATTAACCCTACCACCTACCAGCTTTCTATATCTTCTTCTGAAGAACACTACTTCTCTACCTTTACCGACATAGTCAAGCGTAGGAACCCTTCTGTTGTAACACTTCTGTCCATCTGGGGAGGACAAGGGCCCACGGGTTTGTCCATCTTGGGTGAAAGGGTGAACTCTTCCATGGTGTCTTTGATGGTTAGGCAGCCCTCTTACAGAAAATCTTTCATTGAATCCGCCATGAAAACAGCTAGACTTTACGGGTTTCATGGCCTGGACCTGTTTTGGCTTTGGCCTAACACCGAGTCTGATATGAAGAATATGGAAGCCCTCCTGGATGAGGTGCGGGCAGCTGTGAAATTGGAGTCTAGAAATTCTGGTAAGGCACCACTGATATTGACTATGGCTGTTCATTATGTGCCAACTCTCTACTCAGTGAGCTACCACATTGAGGCAATACAGAGGAACTTGGATTGGGCACATATTCCAGCATATGACTATTATTTGCCTTCAAGGGTGAACTTTACACACGCCCATGCTGCTCTGTATGATCCATTGAGCAATGTTAGCACTGATTTTGGTATTAGGGAATGGATCAGTAAAGGGTTCCCTGCTAGTAAGCTGGTTTTGGGGTTGCCTTACCATGGATATGCATGGACACTTGTGAACCCTAACCACAATGGCATTGGCGCACCCGCTTCAGGTATAGCCATGACAGCAGATGGATCCATGAGCTATAAATACATCAAGTGGTTCCTTCGAAGTTATGGGGCTACTTCAATGTACAATGCTACTTATGTAGTGAATTACGTCACTATTGGAACAACTTGGATTGGTTTTGATGATGTGCAGGCTATCAGAGCTAAAATTTCTTATGCCAAGGAGAAGAAGCTACTTGGTTACAATGTGTTCCAGGTTAGCAATGACGACAATTGGGCGCTTTCTCAGGCAG CTCAAGATGATGACAAATATCATCACAAGAAGGAGGAATTATTGGTAAAAATTCTGGTTCCAATTGCTGTACTTATTCTTGTAGCAGGCTCCATAATGTGTTGTTACTCACGAAGCAGAGTACTCAAAGCAATAG GGACCAAGAATTTAGGCAAAATATCACTACTTGAAGTAGGAAGCAAATCATCAGgtgttgaaaattttaacaGTAATGCTCCTAATCTGCGAGTGTTCAGTTTTGCTGAGATCAAAGAGGCTACAAATAACTTTTCCTTTGAAAATAAGCTTGGAGAGGGTGGATTTGGGCCTGTTTACAAG GGTAAATCACAGAAGGGAGAGGAAATGGCAGTGAAGAGGCTTTCGAAAACTTCAAATCAGGGACCAGAGGAGTTCATAAATGAGGTTACACTTACAGCCAAACTGCAACATGTAAATCTAGTTAGGCTTCTGGGATTTTGCAcggaaggagaagaaaagatgTTGATCTATGAGTACATGCTCAACAAAAGCCTGGATTTCTATCTGTTTG ATCCTACTAGGCGCTATTTTTTAGATTGGACAAAGCGCATCGCCATCATTGAAGGGATTACTCAAGGACTTCTCTACCTCCAAGAATACTCCAACTTCACTATAATTCACCGGGATTTGAAAGCTAGCAACATTTTACTGGACAGCGAGATGAAGCCCAAGATTTCAGATTTTGGCATAGCTAGAGCTTTCCAAAAGGATGAACATGAGGCAAGCACAGGCCGGATTGTAGGAACGTA TGGCTACGTTCCTCCTGAATACGTTCGAAGAGGGATATACTCCATGAAATATGATGTTTATAGCTTCGGAGTTCTACTCCTGCAGATAATTAGTAGCAGGAGGAATTCATGCACATATGGCTTGAGCCAAAACCTAAACCTTCTAGAATAT GCATACGAGTTGTGGAAAGAGGGAGAAGGCATGAGGTTTATGGACCCATCACTAGATGACTCATCTTCGTCTTGTAAACTCATGGCATGCTTGCAAGTAGCTCTGTTATGCATCCAAGAAAATCCGGACCATAGACCAACAATGTTGGAAGTGTCTTCAATGCTCAAAAGCGAAACTGCAGCCATGCCTGCCCCTTTAAGGCCTGCTTTTTCAATCAGAAGTAATGAAGATGAAGGGCAGGATAAGTTTACTTCGCAGCAAGATAAATTATCAGTCAATGATGCCACCACTTCTTCGCAGCAAGATATATTATCAGTCAATGATGCCACCATTTCTGATTTGGTACCACGGTGA
- the LOC117925375 gene encoding cysteine-rich receptor-like protein kinase 19 translates to MASKNIALLLFIAFHFRLSNSQTWVKAGYWYSGNESPVPDINSALFTHLLCAFAWLDPSAYQIYISPSDEQYFRTFTNIVKKRNPSIITLLSIWAGKDDSTKFSSMISQPSYRKSFIESSIKTARLYGFQGLDLCGYLPRTVSNTTNMGILFDEWRAAVNSESRDPSESPLILTLAVHYLPTLGSVSYEVDSIRRNLDWVHVVAYDYYLPSSVNFTHAHAALYDPVSRVNTDFGIGEWIGRGLPAGKLVLGLAYHGYAWTLLNRKENGIGAPASGLAMTRDGSVSYKYIKWFIRSYGCASVYNATYVMNYCSFGTTWIVYDDVEAIRTKVSYAKDKGLLGYNVWEVSHDENWVLSLAAQDEDQDEGNKQRLLVIILLPIAIVVLLVSSIMCHRWKRRLIFNIKVMMQTTLESLPIKLGSNISSANSDDPNLQVFSFTTIKVATNNFSSENKLGEGGFGPVYKGKLPEGQEIAVKRLSKTSHQGHEEFKNEVTLTAILQHVNLIKLLGFCTQREEKMLIYECMPNKSLDFYLFDPEGQVLLDWGKRIHIIEGITQGLLYLQEYSRLRIIHRDLKASNILLDGEMKPKIADFGIARIFQKDENEANTGRIVGTYGYVSPEYVQKGTYSVKSDVYSFGVLLLQIISGKKNRCFYGLDQNLHLLEYAYELWKDGKSMEFMDPSLDDACSSCKLTRCMQVALLCVQENPADRPSMLEVDWMIKNETAAIATPRRPAFAAKRDEVEADGKSASCHEIGSVNVTTISQVLPR, encoded by the exons ATGGCTTCCAAAAATATTGCCCTCCTCTTGTTTATTGCTTTCCATTTCCGCCTTTCGAACTCACAGACCTGGGTCAAAGCAGGTTATTGGTACTCCGGTAATGAATCCCCAGTTCCTGATATAAACTCTGCTTTGTTTACTCACCTTCTCTGTGCTTTTGCTTGGCTCGACCCTTCTGCCTACCAGATCTATATCTCCCCCTCTGATGAACAATACTTCAGGACCTTCACCAACATAGTCAAAAAGAGGAATCCATCGATCATAACACTTCTATCCATCTGGGCAGGAAAAGATGACTCGACAAAGTTTTCTTCAATGATCAGCCAGCCTTCATACAGGAAGTCCTTCATTGAATCTTCAATAAAAACAGCTAGGCTCTATGGGTTCCAGGGTCTAGACCTTTGTGGTTATTTGCCAAGAACAGTATCCAACACGACCAACATGGGAATCCTCTTTGATGAATGGCGAGCAGCAGTAAATTCTGAGTCAAGAGACCCTAGTGAGTCACCACTGATTCTGACACTGGCCGTTCATTACTTACCAACTCTTGGGTCAGTGAGTTATGAGGTTGATTCGATACGAAGGAACTTGGATTGGGTTCATGTTGTGGCTTATGACTATTATCTGCCTTCAAGTGTGAACTTCACACATGCCCATGCTGCTCTATACGACCCAGTGAGTCGGGTTAATACTGATTTTGGTATAGGGGAATGGATCGGCAGAGGGTTACCGGCTGGGAAGCTGGTTTTGGGTTTGGCGTACCATGGGTATGCATGGACACTCTTGAACCGCAAGGAAAATGGTATTGGAGCACCTGCATCAGGTTTGGCCATGACACGAGACGGATCTGTGAGCTATAAATACATCAAATGGTTCATTCGAAGTTATGGATGTGCTTCTGTGTATAATGCTACATATGTAATGAATTACTGCAGCTTTGGAACAACATGGATTGTTTATGATGATGTTGAGGCTATAAGAACTAAGGTTTCTTATGCAAAGGATAAGGGGCTGCTTGGTTACAATGTGTGGGAAGTCTCTCATGATGAGAATTGGGTGCTGTCTCTGGCAG CTCAAGATGAAGATCAAGATGAAGGAAACAAGCAGCGATTGTTGGTAATTATTTTGCTTCCAATTGCTATAGTTGTTCTCCTAGTAAGTTCCATAATGTGTCATCGATGGAAAAGGAGACTAATATTCAATATAAAAG TCATGATGCAGACCACACTAGAGTCACTGCCTATTAAACTGGGAAGCAATATATCATCTGCCAACAGTGATGATCCTAATCTGCAAGTGTTCAGCTTCACTACTATTAAAGTGGCTACGAATAACTTTTCAAGTGAAAATAAGCTTGGGGAGGGTGGATTTGGACCTGTTTACAAG GGTAAATTACCGGAAGGGCAGGAAATAGCAGTGAAGAGACTTTCAAAAACTTCTCATCAAGGGCATGAGGAGTTCAAGAATGAGGTTACACTCACTGCAATACTACAGCATGTGAATCTTATTAAACTTTTGGGTTTTTGCACCCAGAGGGAAGAGAAGATGCTCATCTACGAATGCATGCCAAACAAAAGCTTGGATTTCTACCTGTTTG ACCCAGAGGGACAGGTTCTCTTAGACTGGGGAAAACGCATACACATCATTGAAGGGATCACTCAGGGGCTTCTATATCTACAGGAGTACTCAAGACTAAGGATAATTCACAGAGATTTGAAGGCTAGCAACATTTTACTAGATGGTGAAATGAAGCCAAAGATTGCAGATTTTGGGATAGCTAGAATTTTCCAAAAAGATGAGAATGAAGCTAACACCGGCCGAATTGTTGGGACATA TGGCTATGTCTCCCCTGAATACGTGCAAAAGGGTACCTATTCTGTGAAGTCtgatgtttatagctttggaGTTCTCTTATTACAAATTATCAGTGGCAAGAAGAATAGATGTTTCTATGGTTTGGATCAAAATTTACACCTTCTTGAATAT GCATATGAGCTATGGAAGGATGGTAAGAGCATGGAGTTCATGGATCCATCACTGGATGATGCATGTTCTTCGTGTAAACTGACACGATGCATGCAAGTAGCACTGCTATGCGTCCAGGAAAATCCAGCCGATAGACCGTCCATGTTAGAAGTCGATTGGATGATCAAAAATGAAACTGCAGCCATTGCTACTCCTAGAAGGCCTGCCTTTGCAGCAAAAAGAGATGAAGTTGAGGCAGACGGTAAATCTGCATCGTGCCATGAAATTGGTTCGGTCAATGTTACAACAATCTCCCAAGTCTTGCCTCGCTGA
- the LOC117925371 gene encoding putative cysteine-rich receptor-like protein kinase 20 isoform X2, which translates to MAARIVSFLLFFLAFGLPYSHGETWIKAGYWYAGSESPIPDIKSGLFTHLLCAFADINPTTYQLSISSSEEHYFSTFTDIVKRRNPSVVTLLSIWGGQGPTGLSILGERVNSSMVSLMVRQPSYRKSFIESAMKTARLYGFHGLDLFWLWPNTESDMKNMEALLDEVRAAVKLESRNSGKAPLILTMAVHYVPTLYSVSYHIEAIQRNLDWAHIPAYDYYLPSRVNFTHAHAALYDPLSNVSTDFGIREWISKGFPASKLVLGLPYHGYAWTLVNPNHNGIGAPASGIAMTADGSMSYKYIKWFLRSYGATSMYNATYVVNYVTIGTTWIGFDDVQAIRAKISYAKEKKLLGYNVFQVSNDDNWALSQAAQDDDKYHHKKEELLVKILVPIAVLILVAGSIMCCYSRSRVLKAIGTKNLGKISLLEVGSKSSGVENFNSNAPNLRVFSFAEIKEATNNFSFENKLGEGGFGPVYKKGEEMAVKRLSKTSNQGPEEFINEVTLTAKLQHVNLVRLLGFCTEGEEKMLIYEYMLNKSLDFYLFDPTRRYFLDWTKRIAIIEGITQGLLYLQEYSNFTIIHRDLKASNILLDSEMKPKISDFGIARAFQKDEHEASTGRIVGTYGYVPPEYVRRGIYSMKYDVYSFGVLLLQIISSRRNSCTYGLSQNLNLLEYAYELWKEGEGMRFMDPSLDDSSSSCKLMACLQVALLCIQENPDHRPTMLEVSSMLKSETAAMPAPLRPAFSIRSNEDEGQDKFTSQQDKLSVNDATTSSQQDILSVNDATISDLVPR; encoded by the exons ATGGCAGCCAGAATTGTCagcttccttcttttctttcttgctttcgGATTGCCCTATTCACATGGAGAAACTTGGATTAAAGCTGGTTACTGGTATGCCGGTAGTGAATCTCCAATTCCTGATATCAAATCTGGGTTGTTCACTCATCTTCTTTGTGCTTTTGCTGATATTAACCCTACCACCTACCAGCTTTCTATATCTTCTTCTGAAGAACACTACTTCTCTACCTTTACCGACATAGTCAAGCGTAGGAACCCTTCTGTTGTAACACTTCTGTCCATCTGGGGAGGACAAGGGCCCACGGGTTTGTCCATCTTGGGTGAAAGGGTGAACTCTTCCATGGTGTCTTTGATGGTTAGGCAGCCCTCTTACAGAAAATCTTTCATTGAATCCGCCATGAAAACAGCTAGACTTTACGGGTTTCATGGCCTGGACCTGTTTTGGCTTTGGCCTAACACCGAGTCTGATATGAAGAATATGGAAGCCCTCCTGGATGAGGTGCGGGCAGCTGTGAAATTGGAGTCTAGAAATTCTGGTAAGGCACCACTGATATTGACTATGGCTGTTCATTATGTGCCAACTCTCTACTCAGTGAGCTACCACATTGAGGCAATACAGAGGAACTTGGATTGGGCACATATTCCAGCATATGACTATTATTTGCCTTCAAGGGTGAACTTTACACACGCCCATGCTGCTCTGTATGATCCATTGAGCAATGTTAGCACTGATTTTGGTATTAGGGAATGGATCAGTAAAGGGTTCCCTGCTAGTAAGCTGGTTTTGGGGTTGCCTTACCATGGATATGCATGGACACTTGTGAACCCTAACCACAATGGCATTGGCGCACCCGCTTCAGGTATAGCCATGACAGCAGATGGATCCATGAGCTATAAATACATCAAGTGGTTCCTTCGAAGTTATGGGGCTACTTCAATGTACAATGCTACTTATGTAGTGAATTACGTCACTATTGGAACAACTTGGATTGGTTTTGATGATGTGCAGGCTATCAGAGCTAAAATTTCTTATGCCAAGGAGAAGAAGCTACTTGGTTACAATGTGTTCCAGGTTAGCAATGACGACAATTGGGCGCTTTCTCAGGCAG CTCAAGATGATGACAAATATCATCACAAGAAGGAGGAATTATTGGTAAAAATTCTGGTTCCAATTGCTGTACTTATTCTTGTAGCAGGCTCCATAATGTGTTGTTACTCACGAAGCAGAGTACTCAAAGCAATAG GGACCAAGAATTTAGGCAAAATATCACTACTTGAAGTAGGAAGCAAATCATCAGgtgttgaaaattttaacaGTAATGCTCCTAATCTGCGAGTGTTCAGTTTTGCTGAGATCAAAGAGGCTACAAATAACTTTTCCTTTGAAAATAAGCTTGGAGAGGGTGGATTTGGGCCTGTTTACAAG AAGGGAGAGGAAATGGCAGTGAAGAGGCTTTCGAAAACTTCAAATCAGGGACCAGAGGAGTTCATAAATGAGGTTACACTTACAGCCAAACTGCAACATGTAAATCTAGTTAGGCTTCTGGGATTTTGCAcggaaggagaagaaaagatgTTGATCTATGAGTACATGCTCAACAAAAGCCTGGATTTCTATCTGTTTG ATCCTACTAGGCGCTATTTTTTAGATTGGACAAAGCGCATCGCCATCATTGAAGGGATTACTCAAGGACTTCTCTACCTCCAAGAATACTCCAACTTCACTATAATTCACCGGGATTTGAAAGCTAGCAACATTTTACTGGACAGCGAGATGAAGCCCAAGATTTCAGATTTTGGCATAGCTAGAGCTTTCCAAAAGGATGAACATGAGGCAAGCACAGGCCGGATTGTAGGAACGTA TGGCTACGTTCCTCCTGAATACGTTCGAAGAGGGATATACTCCATGAAATATGATGTTTATAGCTTCGGAGTTCTACTCCTGCAGATAATTAGTAGCAGGAGGAATTCATGCACATATGGCTTGAGCCAAAACCTAAACCTTCTAGAATAT GCATACGAGTTGTGGAAAGAGGGAGAAGGCATGAGGTTTATGGACCCATCACTAGATGACTCATCTTCGTCTTGTAAACTCATGGCATGCTTGCAAGTAGCTCTGTTATGCATCCAAGAAAATCCGGACCATAGACCAACAATGTTGGAAGTGTCTTCAATGCTCAAAAGCGAAACTGCAGCCATGCCTGCCCCTTTAAGGCCTGCTTTTTCAATCAGAAGTAATGAAGATGAAGGGCAGGATAAGTTTACTTCGCAGCAAGATAAATTATCAGTCAATGATGCCACCACTTCTTCGCAGCAAGATATATTATCAGTCAATGATGCCACCATTTCTGATTTGGTACCACGGTGA
- the LOC117925001 gene encoding class V chitinase CHIT5b-like: MAGLNSMRFLSVFVLYAIAMTCVTASPPVKGTYWPSWDESFPPSAIDTSLFTHVYYAFASPNNVTFKFDISNSTGISLLDFTSTLHRKKPSLKALLSIGGGGAGGQLFARMASKVSTRASFIKSTVEVARKYGFDGLDLDWEFPESPKEMEDWGHLLQEWRAEVKKEAKLKGRAPLLITAATYFSVDFFAYGDYRKYQVGSAGKNLDLINLMCYDYRGSWDTSATGAQAALFDPNSNISTSYGVKSWIKAGVPRSKLVMGLPLYGRTWKLKDPTQHGIGAPAVDVGPGDEGVLYFSQVETFNKENKATVVYDARTVSTYSYAGTSWIGYDDTRSTTVKIGFARALGLRGYFFWAVNYDSKWKISRQASKAWSL, translated from the exons ATGGCAGGCCTCAACTCTATGCGCTTCCTCTCCGTTTTTGTCCTTTACGCCATCGCCATGACTTGTGTCACTGCTTCGCCGCCGGTAAAGGGTACCTACTGGCCTTCATGGGATGAGAGTTTTCCGCCATCCGCCATCGACACGTCGTTGTTCACCCACGTCTACTATGCATTTGCCTCGCCAAACAATGTGACATTCAAGTTCGATATCTCGAATTCTACTGGGATCTCCCTCTTGGACTTCACCTCGACGCTGCACCGGAAAAAGCCGTCGCTGAAAGCTCTCCTCTCCATCGGTGGTGGAGGCGCTGGTGGACAACTCTTTGCCCGCATGGCCTCAAAGGTTTCCACAAGGGCGAGCTTCATCAAGTCAACCGTAGAAGTTGCACGCAAATATGGGTTTGATGGGCTGGACCTTGATTGGGAGTTCCCTGAAAGTCCAAAAGAAATGGAGGACTGGGGCCACTTGCTACAAGAGTGGAGGGCTGAGGTCAAGAAGGAGGCCAAGCTAAAGGGCCGGGCCCCTCTCTTAATTACAGCTGCCACGTATTTCTCAGTGGACTTCTTTGCATATGGGGACTATCGCAAGTATCAGGTGGGCTCGGCTGGAAAAAACTTGGACCTGATCAACTTGATGTGCTACGATTATCGTGGGTCGTGGGACACTTCTGCAACGGGGGCCCAAGCAGCATTGTTCGACCCAAATAGTAATATAAGCACGAGTTATGGGGTGAAGTCATGGATCAAAGCCGGGGTGCCTAGGAGCAAGTTGGTTATGGGGCTGCCACTGTATGGCCGGACATGGAAGCTCAAGGATCCTACACAACATGGGATCGGAGCACCGGCCGTCGATGTGGGTCCGGGTGATGAAGGGGTACTGTATTTTTCACAGGTGGAGACTTTTAATAAAGAGAACAAAGCCACCGTGGTGTATGATGCGCGTACGGTATCAACTTATTCTTATGCAGGGACTTCTTGGATTGGATATGATGATACCAGATCAACTACGGTGAAAATAGGGTTTGCTCGGGCGCTTGGACTTCGTGGCTATTTCTTTTGGGCTGTCAATTATGACAGCAAATGGAAGATCTCAAGACAAG CTTCCAAGGCGTGGAGTCTTTAA